ACAGGTTAAAccctggggaaagcagagaTGCCCCATGCAGGGCACTGTGCACCAGAAAATTGCTTCAAAACCCCCCTGACCAGATTTCAGCGTGAGCCTCCAAAACCCCACGAGCAACATCaatcctctgcagctgaaatctGTCCTGGCTCAACACAGCCAGATTTACAAGCTGTCAGCATCTTTCTCTGAGGTATAAAGCATCCCAAGTCCTGAGTCCTGACCAAAGCAATTTATTCCTCAGATTGCTTTTTTAACAAAATGGACAATCAAAGACATAAACCAATCCAAAATACTTGAAGTGGTTGCCCAGTGTCCCACGAGGTGTGTGCTCCTTGAGCAGCACATCCCTAAAGAGGCTCCTCTTTGACACAAAACTCAGCTTATTCAAATAATTCTGTGTCCCTAAAGGGCTCCCTCAGAATAAAAGGTGCTTAGTGAGGAgcacatttatatttaattactatcAGACAACTGTGATGCTCTCCAAGAACAAGAACTTACCATAAATCTCCTCCTCCATTTTTTTAACTCAACTCCTGCATTCAGAAGTATAACAGAAATACTGCTCAATTTATATTCTAAGACTAGCAATTTGACAAATAATTCAAGAGAGCCTCTGAAGGGCACTGGCACGCAGTTCTCATATTAAATTCAATCAAAGAATTGTGCATCTCTCCTATGAAAACTTtcactagaaaagaaaaataatattttcctgagGACCCAAGGCAGAGGAGTGTGCAGATACCCCAGCCTGTCACGTAGTAGAACTTCATTCTCCTGCCTTCACTCATGTTGACTGCCACCACTTTGCTCCAGAGGAGAAGCCCCTCCACCAGCATCCATGAGAAGGCTGCCATGAAGAAGAGGTGCAGGAAGGCAGTGACCATGAAACACAGCacctggaggggacaggaaCCACACTGCACAACGTATATTTGTGCATCTCCAACAGAGAGACAATTCTACCCTCAATGCCAGTTACAGGTAATTAGTGAAAGGGTAAGGTAATTACTCTTTAATTAATTTAAGGGAATTAATAAATACTTCTGTTCTGTTGCTCcgacagagctgctggagcctggccaCGTGGGCTGAATGGGCCATTCCTGCTGAGCTCACCTGGTTGGGCTTGGCCAACTCACTGACCATGAGcagagcttctcctgcagccagggccaggaTCAGGTTCTTGTGCACAGTCATTCGTTCACtcttggggacactggggagggagagagggagccctgagctgcagccacacaaaagggccctccctgtcccctcggGCTGTGCGGGCCTGCCTGGGCCACTTGTGGTCTCTCTGGCACTCCCTGCAAAATGACAGTCAGAGGGGCAgaggacagccctgctgtgcaaGCCCTTGGTGctccagggcacaggcagggagggagaggtggAGGGAGCCCCTGCCACGCTCACAAGGCAGATCTCAGGCTTGCCAAGCGACACAGAAGGGTTGGCAATCAAAGAAATAGTCCTTGctccatttattttataaaaattaattctagcAGAGCAGCTTTTATAGTGAACATGGTTAGCAATTGATAGAAACCTTGCCACAGACATGCAGGTGTGGGCACAGATCAGTGAGCATCTCCACAGaaacagccagggctgagcccctctgcagccagcaacAAGCCCTCCCCTGTGCCAcggagcacagggcagctcccagctcttcccacacacctgccccagcccatgCTGACAGAGGACACTCTGAGGAAGGCTCAGGAGTAAAATATCAAgtagaaaatacagagaaggCTGCAAGCACCCAGGCTTTTCTTACCCAACTACCAGGAACAAAACGAAGGTGACCGTCAAGGCACAGAAGGAAACTCCACATCCAATGAAAGTCAAAGTCTGCAGGGTGAGCTCCTCCTTGGTGGTCCTCTGCTCCAGACATGAAACAACAGAAGACTCAAATCCCTCATGAGTTAACCCCAaatgtggcagtgccagcaccaccCTGAGCCAGGCTCCTCACGTACCTCCATCTCATacacctgcagcaggatggCAAAATTGGTGGTGTGGTTGCAAAAACAGGCAGTGGAGTCTGGGAGAGACTTGgccacagagcagccagctgtGGACCACATCCCACCAGCATCTGGGCTAACGTgcagcaaaaccacagaaaacacacagaaattacCCTTCACTTCCATAGAAGGCCAGGGCACGATGGGAATTTCATTCTCCCAGCAAAAGCAGAGTTtaaaggaggaagatgaggataTCAGAAACAGGTCTTCACCTGGACTTCCCTTTGGTTCACccttttctcagcagctttgCCTCACCCAGCAGGCACACAATGAAAACAGATCTGGTGTCAATGTGTGCATTAAAGAGTGGAGTTCAGCCATGAGAGCTCCAAAGAGAGCCCAGCTATTGCATGGCTCTGGGAAgggctccctgcacagccccttcatgagagcagccctgggctggctgtgcccagctctgcccaccagCTCAGCCCGCCACAGACCCAGCATGGTGCCCCTGGGTGCCCAGGCCCGGCCTGTGCCAGGCACCCAGCGCTGCTCCCATCTGaactccctgggcagggaccgtggctgcagctctgtccccactgCCCCCTGAGCCTGCCAGtagcacaggagcagagcagggctgcttgGACCCTTTGGACAATAACCAGCTCTTTCCAAAATCACCCTTCCCACCTTCCCCTACCTGATCCATGCCTGCTACAAGTCTGGCACTCTAAGGAGTTGTTTTTCACCTGAATGACCTAATTACCAATCTATAACATATCACAGCCTCAGTGTTCTCACCACAGTGACATCCAGCAAAaacacatcccagtgccaggcaggatTAATGAGGCTGGGAGTCCTGCATGTCTTTGGGGCCTGTATCTTGGGCTAACTCCTCTTTGTCACAGGCAACAACCATCACTAACTAGGGCTTTCCATTTGAGCTGCATATACCTCATTAAAGGTCACTTGCTTGTGAGTGACTTCTCCAAAGGAAATCTTCCCAGGAAAGCATTCTGCTCCAGCAGACAGGGGATGCCAGCATGCAAAGGAggcaaaaaaattccagatCTCTACTCTTACCATTACATTTATATTGAgatcttttgttttccagtggaaataaaaagctCATAAATCTGGGGACCTGAACTGAGACAAGGCACCTGAGGCTGAAGTTCCAGAAGGCACAGACGGGCCCCAGCAGAGTGTTGGGCAGgtcctgcaggcagagaggggagagaaggggTCACCCAGGCACTCACTGCTGGACACAGGGTGCAGTCACTGCCCCGGCTGGGACAGGTCTGGCAGCGCGGCCCAAACACAGAGtcggggcagggacagccccatcCCAAAGCTCGGGGGGCTGAGCCGTGCCGGGACAGCCGGGCggggccgtgccgtgccgggACAGCCGGGCggggccgtgccgtgccgtgccgggACAGCCGGGGGTACCTGGGCACGGTGCTGCAGGCGGTAGCGCACGGCCGCGCTGATCTCCTGCTGGTCGCTGAGCAGGGTGGCTGAGATCACCGCTGTGCCCACCGAGGTGCCCAGGTACCTGCCGGGGAAGGAGCCGCTCTCAGGCACAGCAATCGCGAACGGGATCTCCCGGACGGCGGCGGGATCCGGGCGCTGCCGAGGGCCGGGCACGGGGCACAGCGGACCCTGGGGTaccgggcacagccccagcgctgcccgTCACTGCGGCGGGCACCGGAGCATCCGCAGGGCTCCGGCGGAGCGGCTGAGCCGCGCGGGGATGCGCGGGCGGCCATCCCCACCTAGCGTCCGGAGCTCCGGGAGCGCAGcgagcccagagcccccatcccagggacaccGGTGACCATCCGcgggcacctgcagcagcccccggGGGCTCTGTGCCCGCACCCCGGTAACCCGCGGGACCCAGAGGCACACGGGACAcccccggggcagccccagtGCGAGGGCTGAGATGGATCGGCGTGAAGCTGACCCCAAAACCGAGGCACCAGCTCAATGCAGATTTGAAAACGAGCTCTTCCGTGGCgctgagggcagccctggggtgcGGGGGGCTCGGTTTCACTCACTTCTGTGCCCCATCAGGGGCAGCCGTGTCCGGGGACACTGCACTGCTGGACAGGCAGCGCTGCAGGGAGCCGTAGCCAAACCACATGTTCTTCACTGTGACTCTGTGcagacctgcagggacagggcacagggacagggcacagggacagggcacagggcagcgcTGGAcacccctgccctcccctgggGGTGATGCTCGGGGTCCAGAACCCCCTGAGCTCGGAGCTGTGTCTCTGGAGGGGCTGCACAGAACCTCTCCCCCACGGCCCATCTCCCTTCACCAGGAGTGTCCCCTCCCCACGCTTCTCCAGACCTCACGTGGCCAAGGGAAGGAGTTTGTGCCGCTAAGGGAGGCCATGCAGAGGTGCCAGGGGGAGCTCAAGTGTGGTTACAAACCTCTGGATTTCAgcctttgcatttcttctgcagGAACTTCAATGAGGTCGTGCCTGCCCTTCTCAGGGGTCTGGACCACGTAGGCCTCACCACTCAGCTGCTGCTcgctcagctccagctccctcacctccatccctgtgcAAGGCAACATCAGGTGCTGAACCAGGGTTCAGCCTTCCTCCAGAGCCACTGCTACAGCAAAGTACCCCAGGGACACTGCCATCCCAGCCAAGGCCAGCCAggacccacagcagcagcagcagcagcaggcaggtcCCTTTCTGTGCTAACCAAGAGCAcctgggctcagctgctcaAATGGCCAAAGGCTTCTTGCAATGCTCTTGCAATCCACAGCCTGAGAGGTGCCCTCACACTGTGACACTCTGCACAGAGGAAatgcagagcaggctgcagggctggcaagAGCTgagccagaggagcagaggagccagGAATGGATTTGGGCTGGGAACCAGACAGGGTGACTGATCTGGGTCTTGGCGAGATGCCCTCCAGTGCCACTCACCAATATTGCCATGCTGGATCGTGATCTTTGTCCTCTCTCTGGTCAGCAGTGGGACCAAGAGTGACACCACTCTGTCACAGAGCTCAACCACAGCCATGGGCCCCCTGATAACctgcaaaggcagagagagTGATGGAAATCAGCACCTGCACCTTCAgccctccctttccctggctCACAAGAGTTCCCTTAAATGTTTGGTCCTTGgcagaacaaaaaaagagaagttgaGACTCGAGGACAGCACGAGAGCCCGTGGAGGTGCAGCAGGCCAAGGAGGAGCAGGTGAGGCACACAGCACCACACTGGTGACAGCAGTACCTGGCTGATCAGTGACCACGTCCCAGTGTTCTGCTCTTCCAGAATTAACTCAGTTACTTCCATGTAATACTGGCCCaactgctccagcatctccagctcGTCTCCCTCCTGGATTTCCAAATCTGAAACTTGCTTTAGTAATTGAAGGACTGCAAGGAGGTCAGATGGCTCAAGCACAGGCACTTCCCCTTCTCTCAGAACAGCTGCCAAGATATCCAGAGCATCAAGAGCCACAGAGAGGTTCATGTCTTGCACACCACTCGAGAAGACACTGTCAGGAATCTGTCATGGAGAAGATTATTTAGTTCAGTGCAGAGCCCTGACTCTCCCTGATCCTCAGCTGTGCCTTGGCAATGCCCTGCATgcccctgctggcaccaggacCTGTCTGGCCAACAGGAATATCCTGGGGGAAAGGATCTCTTGTCCAGACTCCCATCTCAGTGCAATGAGTCAATCTGAAGCAACACTTCTTGTTTGATCACAGCAGAAACTACAGCTGTGTTGACCACAATctccaacagcagctcaggaaaggtcctgggcagagctgctgcaaagtGACCTCAAACAGCTCTAGGTGCCAACAtgcccaccccagcagctcctgcctgctccaggcgccagctgcccctgctggggctgcaggactCACCACAGTCCTCACTGCAAGGGTGTTCACACGGCTGGCGAGCGCGTGGCTGGACTCCAGCTGAGCTCTTTTCAGCTGCCAGTATGCATCTGGGGACAAACCAGAACCAGAACCACTGCTGAGGTGTCCCACAGTGTGGTTAACACATGCCACGTTCAAAGCCTGGGCAATGGTCCTCAGATGGTGGCTAAGtctgcaggacaggcaggacaaggagacttcacagctgcattttatttttagcacaaGATCCCCTCTGGAGAGACAGTTTCACACTCCCTTTCTGCCTCTCCCCATGCTCCCCTGGCCAAGGAGTCTGGGAATGCCTGGATGGGGAGGCACTGACAGCCCTGCGCCCAGGAGCCATGCAGGgtgtgccacccctgcccagcccagctggggaagAGCCAAACCccctgccagagggcaggcagctggagcGAAGTGCCAGCCCCAGAGGGTTTTGCATGTGacccctgcagagcaggggcctccccatccctggccagcagcccagccaggaccTCCAGGAGTGCGTGTTTGAAGCAAGGCATGAATAACTAACAGATGCTGTACCCTTGCTGTAGTGACAGATGAAAGGCAAAGGCTGCAAACAAGATACATAACTGAATCCACTGCTGCCAACTTCCAGAACTCTGCATTCCTCCACAGGCCCTGtggaaacacacacagacagaaggGTTTCCCAGGGACACGCCATCCCCAGCAGGCATCGCCTTTCCTGCAGTAatccacagccctggcacaacAAACactctgggctgtgcctgcagagccaggataGTGGCCACGAGGATCCTGAGACTTACCTGGGCAAAGAAGCTGTGTGGCCACTGTCTGGACAGTGCTCTCCACTTGCAGGGCATTGGAGCTCCACCCGAAAAGCAGGTCCTGCTCTACCACCCAGCAGGAGCGAACTTTCTCAATGTGCTCGGCGCTGAGGACTCTGTGCCAGATGTGCAAGTCAGTGATGTTCCCGCTGAAGGACTCCTTTGCCCTGAAGGTGCCCCCCAGGGAATCCTGGTCCTGCCCAATGATGAAGGTGCCCTGGCCAGAGATGGCCTGGGGGGCAGAGGGTCCCACGGAGCACAAACCActggctgctgccctcctcTTCCCATCGGCATAGATGGCCCAGGTCCCgttctcctgctgccaggtCACACAGAAGTGATGCCACTGCCCATCAGCACGGAACACGGGCAGGTAGGGGGAATGGTGCCCGTGGACAATGAGAGCAAACCGAACAAAGCCCTCCTCATCCACAAAGCCACGCAGCTGGAACTCGTTGATGAAAGCAGGCACGGCGTAGGAGAAGATGGTGGCAATGTCCTGGCTCCTGGTGTCCCACTGCAGGTGGGCACAGGCTGTGACAGCAGGCAGGGCCGGGAAGTCAGAGAGCACCTTCACatattttgtgtctgttttgtCCCTGAATACCAGGACTGGGACAGTGTGGCCACCTAGAAGGAGAAATTTCAGtcagcagaaaggaagaagaatagGCAAATAAAgtgacaataaaaaaaaccaagggaCAACTTCTCCAgtcatatttttcagtttgaaaacatCCCTCAATAGCCCATGAACACTTATACTCACGTCTCCTCTTTGTTTTGTGCAGCACACTGTCCCTTTCCTTTAGCCAGACAGAGCCTCTGATGTGGTGGGACTGCAGCAGCTTGCTGAAGGAGCCTTGCTCGCTGTCCTGGGgttccaggagcagctgggcaaAGTGCTGCTCACAGTACCTGTCAGCTTGCCACCAGTCCAGAGCAGTGCCCACATAGGCATACGTGTGTCTTGGGGTCTCAATTGTGAGAGGAGCAAACCCTGGAGGAagacacacacagcctggggaaACAGAAagcctctccagcagcccaCGGTTGAAAGCCCTGCCTCGTGCaccctgggggagctgctggcaggagctcaTGTCCCCGTGCAGCCCTTGGGCTCAGTGTGACAGAGCCCAGACCACATGGGACCTGAACTGaggggtgctggcactgccctctGCCCAGCGCTGGAGCTGGGCACACCCCTGTGGGACACACACACCATGCTCAGCtcagcacaaaggaaaagctCACTCTGCTATGCCCAGGAATTGGAAAAGCTTGTTCAAAGCAGCTATGCAAAAATAACTTTACTTGCTTTATCCCCAAAAAGCTCATCCCAGCTTCTGCACTTGCAGATGCAATTTTCAGGCACAAAATAATCTGTTTGGTTTGCAGTTGCagtggggcacagagcagcagctgggcaaaCAGCCTGGCAAATaccagctctgcaaacagcatTTTAGGCACAAAACAGGGCAACAGAAAAAGTTTCTTTACCTTTGTTTGCACCACcagacaccttttttttctctgtgctggatATTGCTTGTAAAACACGTAGAGAGTGCTGATAAAAACACTAACCTTGAGAAGTCTGGTTCTTGGCAAGGGCTGCAAAGGCAAGGAGACTCCTGGACAGACCGACCTGGTGGAGAGGATGTGTTGtaacacacagagaaacattATCTCAAATACccagaataaaacaaaacaaaacaaaacaaaacaaaacaaaaaaaaacaaaccagaaatacTCACCAGAAAGCTGAAGAGGCAAGAATCAGGTCTCAAGTCTCTCCTAACCATGCTGACCAGCTGGGAAGCTATCACCCTTTGCTAGA
This window of the Camarhynchus parvulus chromosome 17, STF_HiC, whole genome shotgun sequence genome carries:
- the ADGRD2 gene encoding adhesion G-protein coupled receptor D2 — translated: MVRRDLRPDSCLFSFLVGLSRSLLAFAALAKNQTSQGFAPLTIETPRHTYAYVGTALDWWQADRYCEQHFAQLLLEPQDSEQGSFSKLLQSHHIRGSVWLKERDSVLHKTKRRRGHTVPVLVFRDKTDTKYVKVLSDFPALPAVTACAHLQWDTRSQDIATIFSYAVPAFINEFQLRGFVDEEGFVRFALIVHGHHSPYLPVFRADGQWHHFCVTWQQENGTWAIYADGKRRAAASGLCSVGPSAPQAISGQGTFIIGQDQDSLGGTFRAKESFSGNITDLHIWHRVLSAEHIEKVRSCWVVEQDLLFGWSSNALQVESTVQTVATQLLCPGPVEECRVLEVGSSGFSYVSCLQPLPFICHYSKDAYWQLKRAQLESSHALASRVNTLAVRTVIPDSVFSSGVQDMNLSVALDALDILAAVLREGEVPVLEPSDLLAVLQLLKQVSDLEIQEGDELEMLEQLGQYYMEVTELILEEQNTGTWSLISQVIRGPMAVVELCDRVVSLLVPLLTRERTKITIQHGNIGMEVRELELSEQQLSGEAYVVQTPEKGRHDLIEVPAEEMQRLKSRGLHRVTVKNMWFGYGSLQRCLSSSAVSPDTAAPDGAQKYLGTSVGTAVISATLLSDQQEISAAVRYRLQHRAQDLPNTLLGPVCAFWNFSLSPDAGGMWSTAGCSVAKSLPDSTACFCNHTTNFAILLQVYEMERTTKEELTLQTLTFIGCGVSFCALTVTFVLFLVVGVPKSERMTVHKNLILALAAGEALLMVSELAKPNQVLCFMVTAFLHLFFMAAFSWMLVEGLLLWSKVVAVNMSEGRRMKFYYVTGWGLPVLIVGVTLATSFNKYVAANHCWLNVQTNVIWAFVGPVLLILAVNSLVLLRVVAVTVASARRRSKMLTPSSSLESQIGAQLWATAKPVLVLLPVLGLTWLCGLLVHLSIAWAYVFIVLNSLQGLYIFLVYAVYNSEVRNAIQRMKDKKKALSFTNCSHPINYLSSPRNTTSWDTGRLSPAPETALPSPVQREPPVKNITSRGNFGARIPMGISSIMSPERPAVELTAFKCSGF